In Xanthomonas sp. SI, the following are encoded in one genomic region:
- a CDS encoding DUF2388 domain-containing protein, translating to MNRVTARCALLLILSVPAFAQASSFAGSSAGSASAGSAGSSASSDSSSGDDKLVLQARDDAAGFVASAGRIRGVQLEAALRVLRERNPQAQQASDLQLAQAILAL from the coding sequence ATGAACCGAGTGACCGCGCGCTGCGCCCTGTTGTTGATCCTGTCCGTCCCCGCGTTCGCGCAGGCTTCCAGCTTCGCCGGCAGTTCCGCCGGTTCCGCCTCGGCCGGTTCTGCCGGCAGTTCCGCGTCTTCGGACAGCAGCTCCGGCGACGACAAACTGGTGCTGCAGGCGCGCGACGACGCGGCCGGTTTCGTCGCCAGTGCCGGCCGCATCCGCGGCGTGCAACTGGAGGCGGCGCTGCGCGTGCTGCGCGAGCGCAACCCGCAGGCGCAGCAGGCCAGCGACCTGCAACTGGCGCAGGCCATCCTGGCGCTGTGA
- the yeiP gene encoding elongation factor P-like protein YeiP, which produces MKANEIKKGNVVEYNNGVYQIRDIERSSPQGRGGNVRFRFVMYSVPGGNKLDASFDGDDDLREVELSRHQATFSYKDGEAFVFLDDEDYTPYTLDADVIGDDAGYITEGLTGIYVQVIDDQPVAVQLPQSVTLEVIETPPELKGGTATKRPKPAKLNTGLEIMVPEYIGNGERVLVNTTTGEFAGRAD; this is translated from the coding sequence ATGAAAGCCAACGAAATCAAGAAAGGCAACGTCGTCGAGTACAACAACGGCGTCTATCAGATCCGCGACATCGAGCGCAGCTCGCCGCAGGGCCGCGGCGGCAATGTGCGCTTCCGTTTCGTGATGTACAGCGTGCCGGGCGGCAACAAGCTCGATGCCAGCTTCGACGGCGACGACGACCTGCGCGAAGTCGAGCTGAGCCGGCACCAGGCCACCTTCTCGTACAAGGACGGCGAGGCGTTCGTGTTCCTGGACGACGAGGACTACACCCCGTACACGCTCGATGCCGACGTGATCGGCGACGACGCCGGCTACATCACCGAGGGCCTGACCGGCATCTACGTGCAGGTCATCGACGACCAGCCGGTGGCGGTGCAGTTGCCGCAGAGCGTGACCCTGGAAGTGATCGAAACCCCGCCGGAGCTGAAAGGCGGCACCGCGACCAAGCGGCCGAAGCCAGCCAAGCTCAATACCGGGCTGGAGATCATGGTGCCGGAGTACATCGGCAACGGCGAGCGCGTGCTGGTCAACACCACCACCGGCGAGTTCGCCGGGCGCGCGGACTGA
- a CDS encoding SDR family oxidoreductase, which produces MQLADIRAVVTGGVSGLGLAVAQRIVADGGKVALFDLNDDKGAAAVAALGTAQARYFRTDVSDEAQVATQLGAARDFLGGLNAAINCAGILGAGRVLGKEAPMPLATFQGTVMVNLVGSFNVAKAAADLMQHNPPGEDGERGAIVNTASVAAYEGQIGQAAYAASKGGVVAMTLPIARELARFGIRVNTIAPGIFWTPMVDGMPEAVQQSLAASIPFPPRLGRPEEFADTVMFLLRNRYLNGEVIRLDGAVRLAPK; this is translated from the coding sequence ATGCAACTTGCCGATATCCGCGCGGTCGTCACCGGCGGCGTTTCCGGCCTCGGCCTGGCGGTCGCGCAGCGCATCGTCGCCGACGGCGGCAAGGTCGCGCTGTTCGACCTCAACGACGACAAGGGCGCGGCCGCGGTCGCCGCGCTCGGCACCGCGCAGGCGCGCTATTTCCGCACCGACGTCAGCGACGAGGCGCAGGTGGCAACGCAGCTCGGCGCGGCGCGCGACTTCCTCGGAGGGCTCAACGCCGCGATCAACTGCGCCGGCATCCTCGGCGCCGGCCGCGTGCTCGGCAAGGAGGCGCCGATGCCGCTGGCCACGTTCCAGGGCACGGTGATGGTCAACCTGGTCGGCAGCTTCAACGTCGCCAAGGCCGCCGCCGACTTGATGCAACACAACCCGCCGGGCGAGGACGGCGAACGCGGCGCGATCGTCAACACCGCCAGCGTCGCCGCCTACGAAGGCCAGATCGGCCAAGCCGCGTATGCCGCGTCCAAGGGCGGCGTGGTGGCGATGACCCTGCCGATTGCACGCGAACTGGCGCGCTTCGGCATCCGCGTCAACACCATCGCCCCGGGCATCTTCTGGACCCCGATGGTGGACGGAATGCCCGAGGCGGTGCAGCAGTCGCTGGCCGCATCGATCCCGTTCCCGCCGCGGCTCGGCCGCCCCGAGGAATTCGCCGACACGGTGATGTTCCTGCTGCGCAACCGCTATCTCAACGGCGAGGTCATCCGCCTCGACGGCGCGGTACGCTTGGCGCCTAAATAG
- a CDS encoding DUF4105 domain-containing protein: MPRRRLRRLAWLALLGLACALPAQAVRLQVDAGGLSASERAASQALLDATLPKLPPAWSAAIATPLTLQWRDDLPEQVHGRAQARHLLLNKALLRAWMAQPAAGAADDGAADPARRPAVAALLHELAHFYDRSAAGQLSSDPRLLDLAGWQVSPMRLGLRVGRNAFSERSPDRYELESPTEFVAVNLEHFLLDPDYACRRPALARYFAQRLAWSPPATACAPGMAYLQDPLADEAALLQLDPARVYAIDYLLAEGNAQPMSHWGHSMLRLVICAPGRAPGPDCRLDLAYHKVLSFRAFVDDVQISNMRGLVGSYPSRLFVLPLRQVVDDYTQVQLRGLQSIPLRLSADERVALLERAAQLHWSYDGRYYFLSNNCAVETYKLLHDGVPRLAGARLAGISPTGLLRRLARAGIADTAVLDDADAATRQGYYFAPASAHYAAMFAVARAQLALPARSVETWLDLPAAQRAPWLQRGDLRASAALLLLENAARRRQEQRGRDALKRRYLARAHLPASAPASADAGSGVDAGAGAGAGTGAGAGADAGDGDGDGTTVADATDAQTQDAAAAVRAMLAQQGLLSQPSTLLQGQPGYGLPQAQERAWLQRQGQARIDALRSDGVALQARLHALLPPPLRAELQQIDANLATLGARLRDLNRDSGGLQLVSPSVLQPAGKQ; this comes from the coding sequence ATGCCGCGCCGGCGGCTGCGCCGGCTGGCGTGGCTGGCGCTGCTTGGGTTGGCGTGCGCACTGCCTGCGCAGGCAGTGCGGTTGCAGGTCGATGCGGGCGGATTGAGCGCTTCCGAACGCGCGGCCAGCCAGGCCCTGCTCGACGCGACGCTGCCGAAGCTGCCGCCGGCCTGGAGCGCGGCGATCGCGACGCCGCTGACGCTGCAATGGCGCGACGACCTGCCCGAACAGGTGCACGGCAGGGCGCAGGCGCGGCACCTGCTGTTGAACAAGGCCCTGCTGCGCGCGTGGATGGCGCAGCCTGCCGCCGGTGCCGCCGACGATGGCGCAGCGGACCCGGCGAGGCGGCCGGCGGTCGCCGCACTGCTGCACGAACTGGCGCATTTCTACGACCGCTCCGCGGCGGGCCAGCTATCGTCGGATCCGCGCCTGCTGGATCTGGCCGGCTGGCAGGTCAGTCCGATGCGGCTGGGCCTGCGCGTGGGTCGCAATGCCTTCAGCGAGCGCAGCCCGGACCGGTACGAACTTGAGTCGCCGACGGAATTCGTCGCGGTCAATCTGGAACATTTCCTGCTGGATCCCGACTACGCGTGCCGGCGCCCGGCGCTGGCGCGGTATTTCGCGCAGCGCCTGGCCTGGTCGCCGCCGGCGACGGCGTGCGCGCCCGGCATGGCCTATCTGCAGGATCCGCTGGCCGACGAGGCGGCGCTGCTGCAACTGGATCCGGCGCGGGTCTACGCGATCGACTACCTGCTGGCCGAGGGCAACGCGCAGCCGATGAGCCATTGGGGCCACAGCATGCTGCGGCTGGTGATCTGCGCGCCGGGACGCGCGCCCGGTCCCGACTGCCGCCTGGACCTGGCGTATCACAAGGTGCTGTCGTTCCGCGCGTTCGTCGACGACGTGCAGATCTCCAACATGCGCGGCCTGGTCGGTTCGTATCCGTCGCGGCTGTTCGTGCTGCCGCTGCGCCAGGTGGTGGACGACTACACCCAGGTGCAGCTGCGCGGCCTGCAGTCGATTCCGCTGCGGCTGAGCGCGGACGAGCGCGTGGCGCTGCTGGAGCGCGCCGCGCAGCTGCACTGGAGCTACGACGGGCGCTATTACTTTCTCAGCAACAACTGCGCGGTGGAAACCTACAAGCTGCTGCACGACGGCGTGCCGCGGCTGGCCGGCGCGCGCCTGGCCGGGATCAGCCCGACCGGCCTGCTGCGCCGCCTGGCCCGCGCCGGCATCGCCGACACCGCGGTGCTGGACGATGCGGACGCCGCCACGCGCCAGGGCTACTACTTCGCGCCGGCGAGCGCGCACTACGCGGCGATGTTCGCGGTCGCGCGCGCGCAGCTGGCATTGCCGGCGCGCAGCGTGGAAACCTGGCTGGACCTGCCGGCGGCGCAGCGCGCGCCCTGGCTGCAGCGCGGCGACCTGCGCGCCAGCGCCGCACTTTTGTTGCTTGAGAACGCCGCGCGCCGGCGCCAGGAGCAGCGCGGCCGCGATGCCTTGAAGCGGCGTTATCTGGCCAGGGCGCATCTGCCTGCGTCTGCGCCTGCGTCTGCCGATGCCGGTTCCGGAGTCGACGCCGGAGCAGGAGCAGGGGCCGGTACTGGCGCTGGTGCTGGTGCTGATGCCGGTGATGGTGATGGTGATGGCACCACGGTCGCCGACGCGACGGATGCCCAGACCCAGGATGCCGCTGCCGCAGTTCGCGCGATGTTGGCGCAGCAAGGTCTGTTGAGCCAACCGTCGACGCTGCTGCAGGGCCAGCCCGGCTATGGGTTGCCGCAGGCGCAGGAGCGCGCATGGTTGCAGCGTCAGGGACAAGCGCGGATCGACGCACTGCGCAGCGACGGCGTCGCGCTGCAGGCGCGCCTGCATGCCTTGCTGCCGCCACCGCTGCGCGCGGAGCTGCAGCAGATCGATGCGAACCTGGCGACGCTGGGCGCGCGGCTGCGCGATCTCAACCGCGACAGCGGCGGACTGCAGCTGGTTTCGCCTTCAGTGTTGCAGCCTGCCGGCAAGCAATGA